A part of Cannabis sativa cultivar Pink pepper isolate KNU-18-1 chromosome 6, ASM2916894v1, whole genome shotgun sequence genomic DNA contains:
- the LOC115725616 gene encoding pathogenesis-related thaumatin-like protein 3.5, protein MALSPISLLVFRPLILCLLIITTSGPKPSESKRIFTIVNYCKEVIWPAMTNSNNFTGGGIPPLKPGQSTVYTAPPQWSGRIWARTGCNFDKDGNGKCQTGSCGTLLNCTGPSTPPASIAEFNLNETMDYYDVSLVDGFNLPIVVKPSNGTGNCSSVGCEGDLRQSCPAELRDEATGKVVACRSACDVFERDEYCCRGMYSNPVSCVATNYSRIFKEFCPMAYSFAYDDPTSVVTCSGADYTLTFCGSRNQTFCSYHDNKLVCSSGSKNLKVLLSQNQKMYWGFILTLLSYFIFVNDHYFRP, encoded by the exons ATGGCTTTAAGTCCCATATCATTACTTGTCTTCAGACCTCTCATCCTCTGcttattaattattacaacCTCAG GGCCAAAACCATCCGAAAGTAAGAGAATATTCACCATAGTAAATTACTGCAAGGAAGTAATATGGCCAGCAATGACAAACAGTAACAACTTCACCGGTGGAGGAATACCACCACTAAAACCAGGCCAATCAACAGTCTACACCGCCCCGCCGCAATGGAGCGGGCGAATTTGGGCCCGAACAGGCTGCAATTTCGACAAAGACGGCAACGGGAAATGCCAAACAGGCAGCTGCGGAACCCTGCTGAACTGCACAGGCCCAAGTACACCACCAGCCTCAATAGCCGAATTTAATCTAAACGAAACGATGGATTATTACGACGTGAGCCTTGTGGATGGCTTTAACTTGCCTATAGTTGTTAAGCCCAGCAACGGCACTGGGAATTGTAGCAGTGTCGGGTGCGAAGGCGATTTGAGGCAGAGCTGCCCGGCGGAGCTTAGGGATGAAGCCACGGGCAAAGTTGTTGCTTGCCGAAGCGCGTGTGACGTGTTCGAGAGGGACGAGTATTGTTGCCGTGGAATGTATAGTAATCCTGTGAGTTGTGTTGCTACGAATTATTCGAGGATTTTTAAGGAGTTTTGTCCCATGGCTTATAGCTTTGCCTATGATGATCCTACTAGTGTTGTTACTTGCTCTGGTGCCGATTATACTCTCACCTTTTGTGGATCAAG GAACCAGACGTTCTGCTCATATCATGATAACAAGCTCGTTTGTAGTAGTGGATCAAAGAATCTTAAAGTACTTCTCtctcaaaatcaaaaaatgtactggggttttattttgacattattatcttattttatttttgtaaatgatcATTATTTCCGACCCTAG